One window of the Nicotiana tabacum cultivar K326 chromosome 4, ASM71507v2, whole genome shotgun sequence genome contains the following:
- the LOC107798645 gene encoding uncharacterized protein LOC107798645 translates to MPSTGSTKKHGHKIEDRIALRLEATNLLQQGHLKELLSDKDRNTLVRCQECPGPPKPPSPTHTINMIIGGSDDASVNGIKFTTTHKLKRLITHEWHAGLEESSIFTELAADERIMVDDGSGACIIHPRVLAQMGLKDKIVPHCITLTGFNNAVEWTSGEIKLPVLTGGVTLEITFHIMSQDTTYNVIVGRS, encoded by the coding sequence ATGCCCTCTACGGGTTCCACAAAAAAACATGGACACAAAATAGAAGATCGCATCGCTCTAAGACTAGAGGCAACAAATTTGTTGCAGCAAGGGCATCTTAAGGAACTACTCAGCGACAAAGATAGGAACACTTTAGTGAGGTGTCAAGAATGCCCAGGTCCACCCAAGCCACCTTCACCAACCCACACCATCAACATGATTATTGGTGGCAGTGATGACGCCTCTGTCAACGGCATCAAATTCACCACCACCCACAAGCTCAAAAGATTGATCACCCACGAATGGCATGCCGGACTCGAAGAAAGTAGCATCTTCACTGAGTTAGCTGCCGACGAAAGAATTATGGTAGATGACGGAAGTGGAGCGTGCATCATCCATCCCAGAGTCCTCGCACAAATGGGACTCAAGGATAAGATAGTGCCACATTGCATCACACTAAccggttttaataatgcagttgaaTGGACTTCAGGAGAGATCAAACTCCCTGTCCTCACTGGTGGAGTGACACTAGAGATTACATTCCATATCATGAGCCAGGACACCACATACAACGTCATCGTGGGACGGTCATAG
- the LOC142180009 gene encoding uncharacterized protein LOC142180009, producing the protein MRADHRFANRDLDSSSSRFRKDRGERNKYANTNARIGDYNFNVSTSELVTVLRNMGDKGYLTELFSEKGKQAYMKNRKEPPKLPSPKKTLNVINGGEEVNSVTYTTARKTTKFTITHGKRTRQTLEDGNITFDDADADGLMIPHNDTLIEEFISKEGRIASLGRFISRSSEKSIKFFSVLKKQNQFEWTEECRQALKDMKAYLTNPPLLSKPRDGERLFVYLAVAEVVVSAVLVSEDKGKQSHIDLEKLALALVMAARKLRPYFQCHHISVVTAYPLRNILHKQELSGRLTKGAIELSEYDIIYQPRTTIKSQILADFVAGFNTKIILEVEKELQFFTRANPGTWTLFTDGSSNVKEAGLGIVLIPPSGENIRQAIKCYPITNNEAEYEVVIAGLELARELFIEQIIIKSDSQLVVNQMQGTYTAREARMQQYLEKTRELVRQFQSWKIVQIPREENAEADALANLASVAEVTSEENAIVIHLFHSTLDQDKHEYGIVPEGKKESQVLRRKVARYCLIRDNLYRKIFGGPLTRCLGPNQTEYVMREVHEEHCGNHAGGISLVKTLIRAGYYRPKMEEDAEYFVAKCDKCQRYFNNMHRAAELLHTVISPWTFIKWGMDIVGPLPQAKEKSWVARYYLVMGCKIYP; encoded by the exons ATGCGGGCTGATCACAGGTTCGCAAATAGAGATTTAGATTCGTCATCGTCGAGATTCAGAAAAGATCGAGGTGAACGTAACAAATATGCTAATACAAACGCAAGGATTGGGGACTACAATTTTAACGTGAGTACCTCCGAGTTGGTCACTGTTTTAAGAAACATGGGGGATAAG GGTTATTTGACGGAATTGTTCAGCGAGAAAGGCAAACAAGCTTACATGAAAAATAGGAAAGAGCCCCCAAAACTTCCGTCTCCAAAGAAAACATTAAATGTGATAAACGGCGGAGAAGAAGTCAACAGCGTAACCTATACAACCGCGAGAAAAACAACAAAGTTCACAATAACTCACGGGAAGCGAACTCGCCAAACTCTGGAAGATGGCAACATAAcctttgatgatgcagatgctgATGGATTAATGATTCCTCATAATGATAcattg ATTGAAGAATTCATATCGAAGGAAG GTAGGATTGCATctttgggaagattcatttcaaGATCTTCAGAGAAAAGCATTAAATTCTTTTCAGTGTTGAAGAAGCAAAATCAGTTTGAATGGACTGAGGAATGCCGACAAGCCCTCAAAGATATGAAGGCATACTTAACAAATCCTCCCCTGCTGTCTAAACCAAGGGATGGAGAAAGACTATTTGTATATCTTGCAGTTGCAGAAGTAGTTGTAAGTGCAGTTTTAGTAAGTGAGgacaaaggtaaacaatctcATATTGATCTAGAGAAACTAGCTTTAGCATTAGTCATGGCAGCTAGGAAATtgagaccatattttcaatgtcatcataTCTCCGTAGTAACTGCATATCCATTaagaaatattttgcataaacaagaaTTGTCAGGCAGACTAACCAAGGGGGcaatagaactaagtgaatatgacattATTTATCAACCTAGAACAACAataaagtctcaaattttagcagatttCGTCGCAGgttttaatacaaaaataattcttGAAGTAGAAAAGGAATTACAATTTTTTACTAGAGCTAATCCAGGTACATGGACTTTATTTACTGATGGCTCTTCAAATGTCAAAGAAGCCGGTTTAGGTATTGTTTTAATCCCACCCTCAGGTGAAAATATAAGACAAGCAATTAAATGTTACCCtattactaacaatgaagcagagtatgaagttgtaattgcaggtttggaaCTAGCACGAGAACTCTTCATAGAGCAAATCATAATTAAAAGTGACTCTCAACTGGTAGTCAATCAGATGCAGGGGACTTACACTGCTAGAGAGGCACGAATGCAACAATACTTGGAAAAGACACGAGAACTGGTCAGGCAATTCCAATCGTGGAAGATCGTGCAAATACCCAGGGAAGAAAACGCAGAAGCAGACGCGTTGGCTAACCTTGCTTCAGTTGCAGAAGTAACGAGTGAAGAAAATGCTATTgtaatacatttatttcattcaacACTTGACCAGGATAAACATGAG TACGGGATCGTACCTGAAGGCAAGAAAGAATCTCAAGTGCTTCGACGAAAAGTTGCTCGTTACTGCCTAATTCGAGATAATTTATATCGAAAAATATTTGGCGGTCCTTTAACAAGGTGCCTTGGACCCAATCAAACGGAGTACGTGATGAGGGAAGTACATGAAGAACATTGCGGAAATCACGCAGGTGGAATATCTTTAGTTAAAACACTAATCAGGGCAGGATATTAcaggcctaaaatggaagaagatgcGGAATATTTTGTAGccaaatgtgataagtgtcaacgatATTTCAACAATATGCATCGAGCTGCAGAGTTATTACATACAGTTATTTCCCCATGGACATttataaaatggggaatggatatagtaGGGCCTTTACCACAAGCTAAAGAAAAG TCATGGGTTGCAAGATATTATTTAGTCATGGGTTGCAAGATATACCCTTGA